In one window of Nocardiopsis aegyptia DNA:
- a CDS encoding mechanosensitive ion channel family protein produces MAPAELDIVNSEAIGQAVALPAWIQSNLDLVIGVPLRILLIVVGALILRALARRAISRLVERVLRSGEGRNGQSRFARGPAVLQRDPSRADERRQQRARTLGSVLSSFATIVIVVTALAMVLGEVGIALGPLLASAGVVGLAIGFGAQSLVADYLSGLLIMAEDQFGVGDVVDLGEAVGEVESVGLRITQVRDINGGLWYIRNGEIQRVRNDSQDWARAVLDVSVAYESNLERVYEVLERAGREMREDPEFGKFLLEDPTVWGVQSLDADGVVVRLAAKTVPLEQWGVTRELRRRVKAALDSSGIEIPFPQRTVWMKSGDGSAA; encoded by the coding sequence ATGGCACCCGCCGAGCTCGACATAGTGAACAGCGAAGCCATAGGTCAGGCGGTCGCCCTGCCCGCGTGGATCCAGAGCAACCTCGATCTGGTGATCGGCGTTCCCCTGCGGATCCTCCTGATCGTCGTCGGCGCGCTGATCCTTCGGGCCCTGGCCCGGCGCGCGATCTCCCGTCTCGTGGAGCGCGTGCTCAGGTCCGGCGAGGGCAGGAACGGCCAGAGCCGCTTCGCCCGGGGGCCCGCGGTCCTCCAGCGCGACCCGTCCCGTGCCGACGAGCGGCGCCAGCAGCGCGCCCGCACCCTCGGCTCGGTGCTCAGCAGCTTCGCGACGATCGTCATCGTGGTGACCGCCCTGGCGATGGTGCTCGGCGAGGTCGGTATCGCCCTGGGCCCGCTGCTGGCCAGCGCGGGTGTGGTCGGCCTGGCGATCGGCTTCGGCGCCCAGAGCCTCGTCGCCGACTACCTGTCCGGCCTGCTGATCATGGCCGAGGACCAGTTCGGTGTCGGCGACGTCGTCGACCTCGGCGAGGCGGTCGGCGAGGTCGAGAGCGTGGGTCTGCGGATCACCCAGGTCCGCGACATCAACGGCGGCCTCTGGTACATCCGCAACGGCGAGATCCAGCGGGTGCGCAACGACAGCCAGGACTGGGCCCGCGCCGTCCTCGACGTCTCCGTGGCCTACGAGTCCAACCTGGAGAGGGTCTACGAGGTCCTGGAGCGGGCCGGGCGGGAGATGCGCGAGGACCCGGAGTTCGGGAAGTTCCTCCTGGAGGACCCGACCGTCTGGGGCGTGCAGTCCCTGGACGCGGACGGTGTCGTGGTGCGCCTGGCCGCCAAGACCGTCCCGCTGGAGCAGTGGGGCGTGACCCGGGAGCTGCGCCGCCGGGTCAAGGCCGCGCTCGACTCCTCGGGCATCGAGATCCCGTTCCCCCAGCGCACGGTGTGGATGAAGTCCGGCGACGGCAGCGCCGCCTGA
- a CDS encoding helix-turn-helix domain-containing protein has translation MNLQVSEDFLANSSGGPTVLRILLGTQLRRLRKEKGISRHDAGYAIRASHAKISRMELGQVSFKRRDVDDLLKLYGIDDAEQREALLGLISSANAQGWWHKYGDVLPQWFGVYVGLEEAASIIRTFEVQFVPGLLQTREYARSVVRLSRTTRSEDDIDSRVQMRMRRQARFVEPEVPADAPRLWAVIDEAVLHRPYGEPSVMREQIEYLIEVARRPNVTIQIATFAMGGHPAAGGPFSILRFPTPQLPDVVYLEQLSSALYFDKFDDTHRYAQTMDHLATQAPPPSETEEILRGFLERYS, from the coding sequence ATGAACCTGCAGGTCAGTGAGGATTTCCTGGCCAATTCCAGTGGCGGTCCCACTGTCCTGCGCATTCTCCTCGGAACCCAGCTCAGGAGGCTGCGGAAGGAGAAGGGCATTTCCCGGCACGACGCCGGCTACGCCATCCGCGCCTCGCACGCCAAGATCAGCCGGATGGAACTCGGCCAGGTCAGCTTCAAGCGCCGCGACGTCGATGACCTGCTCAAGCTCTACGGGATCGACGACGCCGAGCAGCGCGAAGCGCTCCTCGGGCTCATCTCCAGCGCCAACGCACAGGGCTGGTGGCACAAGTACGGCGACGTCCTGCCGCAGTGGTTCGGCGTCTACGTCGGCCTGGAGGAGGCCGCCTCGATCATCCGTACGTTCGAGGTCCAGTTCGTGCCCGGCCTGCTCCAGACCCGCGAGTACGCGCGGTCCGTGGTGCGCCTGTCGCGCACCACCAGGAGCGAGGACGACATCGACAGTCGTGTGCAGATGCGCATGCGTCGCCAGGCGCGCTTCGTCGAGCCGGAGGTGCCGGCGGACGCCCCGCGCCTGTGGGCCGTCATCGACGAGGCCGTCCTGCACCGCCCCTACGGCGAACCCTCCGTGATGCGGGAGCAGATCGAGTACCTCATCGAGGTCGCCCGCCGCCCCAACGTCACCATCCAGATCGCCACGTTCGCCATGGGCGGCCACCCGGCCGCGGGCGGTCCGTTCAGCATCCTGCGCTTCCCCACGCCGCAACTGCCCGACGTGGTCTACCTGGAGCAGCTGAGCAGCGCCCTGTACTTCGACAAGTTCGACGACACCCACCGGTACGCGCAGACGATGGACCACCTGGCCACGCAGGCGCCGCCACCGTCCGAGACCGAGGAGATCCTGCGCGGGTTCCTGGAACGCTACTCCTAG
- the glmS gene encoding glutamine--fructose-6-phosphate transaminase (isomerizing) produces MCGIVGYVGPQPALEVVVNGLARLEYRGYDSAGVAVIGDGVLRSEKRAGKLANLRSALEAAPISGDGAGIGHTRWATHGAPNDVNAHPHVDNDNRVAVVHNGIIENFASLRLELEERGCKFLSETDTEVASHLLSTELADRGDGDLAGAMRSVCRRLEGAFTLVAASVDDPELVVAARRNSPLVVGRGEGENFLASDVAAFIAHTREAVELGQDQVVELRADSVVVTDYDGNPVDVREYHVDWDASAAEKGGYEYFMLKEIVEQPQAVADTLLGRVTVEGHLTLDEMRLTPQELRSVEKIVIIACGTSYHAGLIAKYAIEHWCRIPCEVEVASEFRYRDPILDQRTLVIAISQSGESMDTLMAVRYAREQRARVLAICNVNGSTIPRESDGVLYTHAGPEVGVAATKTFLTQLAACYLIGLYLAQVRGLKFGDEINTVIAQLATMPEQVERVLDTIEPVRELARSLSDVDTVLFLGRHVGYPVAMEGALKLKELAYMHAEAFAAGELKHGPIALIEDGLPVVVVVPSPKGRSVLHDKIVSNIQEVRARGARTIVIAEEGDESVRPYSDVLIEIPAVPTLLQPIVSTIPMQVFACELALAKGNDVDQPRNLAKSVTVE; encoded by the coding sequence ATGTGCGGAATCGTTGGCTACGTCGGGCCGCAACCGGCGCTAGAGGTCGTCGTGAACGGCCTCGCAAGGTTGGAGTACCGCGGATACGACTCCGCGGGTGTGGCCGTCATCGGTGACGGCGTCCTGCGGAGCGAGAAGCGGGCCGGCAAGCTCGCCAACCTGCGCAGCGCTCTGGAGGCCGCCCCCATCAGTGGTGACGGCGCGGGGATCGGGCACACGCGGTGGGCCACCCACGGCGCCCCGAACGATGTCAACGCCCACCCCCACGTCGACAACGACAACCGGGTCGCGGTGGTCCACAACGGCATCATCGAGAACTTCGCCTCCCTGCGCCTGGAGCTGGAGGAGAGGGGCTGCAAGTTCCTCTCGGAGACCGACACCGAGGTCGCCTCCCACCTGCTCTCCACCGAGCTGGCCGACCGCGGCGACGGCGACCTGGCGGGCGCCATGCGCAGCGTGTGCCGCCGCCTGGAGGGCGCCTTCACCCTCGTGGCCGCCTCCGTTGACGACCCCGAGCTGGTCGTCGCGGCCCGCCGCAACTCCCCGCTCGTCGTCGGCCGTGGCGAGGGCGAGAACTTCCTGGCCAGCGACGTCGCCGCCTTCATCGCGCACACCCGCGAGGCGGTCGAGCTGGGCCAGGACCAGGTCGTGGAGCTGCGCGCCGACTCCGTCGTCGTCACCGACTACGACGGCAACCCGGTGGACGTGCGCGAGTACCACGTGGACTGGGACGCCTCCGCCGCCGAGAAGGGCGGCTACGAGTACTTCATGCTCAAGGAGATCGTCGAGCAGCCGCAGGCGGTCGCCGACACCCTCCTGGGCCGGGTCACGGTCGAGGGGCACCTCACCCTCGACGAGATGCGCCTGACCCCGCAGGAGCTGCGCTCGGTCGAGAAGATCGTCATCATCGCCTGCGGCACCTCGTACCACGCGGGCCTGATCGCCAAGTACGCGATCGAGCACTGGTGCCGGATCCCGTGCGAGGTGGAGGTCGCCAGCGAGTTCCGCTACCGCGACCCCATCCTTGACCAGCGGACCCTGGTCATCGCCATCTCGCAGTCCGGCGAGAGCATGGACACCCTGATGGCGGTCCGCTACGCCCGCGAGCAGCGCGCCCGCGTGCTGGCGATCTGCAACGTCAACGGGTCCACGATCCCGCGCGAGTCCGACGGCGTGCTCTACACCCACGCGGGGCCCGAGGTCGGCGTGGCCGCCACCAAGACCTTCCTGACCCAGCTGGCCGCCTGCTACCTCATCGGCCTCTACCTGGCGCAGGTGCGCGGGCTGAAGTTCGGCGACGAGATCAACACGGTCATCGCCCAGCTGGCCACCATGCCCGAGCAGGTGGAGCGGGTCCTGGACACGATCGAGCCGGTCCGCGAGCTGGCCCGGTCCCTCTCCGACGTGGACACGGTGCTGTTCCTGGGCCGCCACGTCGGCTACCCGGTGGCGATGGAGGGCGCGCTCAAGCTCAAGGAGCTGGCCTACATGCACGCCGAGGCGTTCGCGGCCGGCGAGCTCAAGCACGGCCCGATCGCGCTGATCGAGGACGGCCTCCCGGTCGTCGTCGTGGTGCCCTCGCCCAAGGGGCGCAGCGTGCTGCACGACAAGATCGTGTCGAACATCCAGGAGGTGCGCGCCCGCGGCGCCCGCACCATCGTCATCGCCGAGGAGGGCGACGAGTCGGTGCGCCCGTACTCGGACGTGCTCATCGAGATCCCCGCCGTGCCGACCCTGCTCCAGCCGATCGTGTCGACGATCCCCATGCAGGTGTTCGCGTGCGAGCTGGCGCTCGCCAAGGGCAACGACGTGGACCAGCCGCGCAACCTCGCCAAGAGCGTCACGGTGGAGTAG
- the coaA gene encoding type I pantothenate kinase, with the protein MELDREAWAALRASTPLSLTEEDLAVLRGTTDPTSLDDVRDIYLPLSRLLNLYVGATQQRHAAVRAFLGEADRPSPFIIGVAGSVAVGKSTTARLLRSLLAQWPNHPNVELVSTDNFLYPNTVLQSCGLMRRKGFPESYDRRALVRFVSEMKAGAERIDIPVYSHLSYDVVPGEKQTVLRPDILIVEGINVLQPATAGRLAVADFFDYSIYVDAKVENIRGWYLDRFRELRRTAFSDPRSYFHHMATSISEEEALEFAANTWRTINEINLVENIRPTRGRATLVLYKGDDHRVRRVRLRKT; encoded by the coding sequence GTGGAGCTGGACCGGGAGGCCTGGGCGGCCCTCCGCGCCTCCACACCGCTGTCCCTGACCGAAGAGGACCTCGCCGTTCTGCGGGGTACCACCGACCCCACGTCCCTGGACGACGTGCGCGACATCTACCTGCCCCTGTCGCGCCTGCTCAACCTGTACGTGGGCGCCACACAGCAGCGGCACGCCGCCGTGCGCGCGTTCCTGGGGGAGGCGGACCGCCCGTCGCCGTTCATCATCGGTGTGGCGGGAAGCGTCGCGGTGGGCAAGTCCACCACGGCCAGGCTGCTGAGGTCGCTGCTGGCGCAGTGGCCCAACCACCCGAACGTGGAGCTGGTCAGCACCGACAACTTCCTCTACCCGAACACGGTGCTGCAGTCGTGCGGGCTGATGCGCCGGAAGGGCTTCCCGGAGAGCTACGACCGGCGCGCCCTGGTGCGGTTCGTCTCGGAGATGAAGGCCGGGGCCGAGCGCATCGACATCCCCGTCTACTCGCACCTGAGCTACGACGTGGTACCGGGGGAGAAGCAGACCGTGCTGCGCCCGGACATCCTCATCGTCGAGGGCATCAACGTGCTCCAGCCGGCCACGGCCGGCCGGCTCGCCGTGGCGGACTTCTTCGACTACTCGATCTACGTCGACGCCAAGGTCGAGAACATCCGCGGGTGGTACCTGGACCGGTTCCGCGAGCTGCGGCGCACGGCGTTCTCGGACCCGCGCTCGTACTTCCACCACATGGCCACCTCCATCAGCGAGGAGGAGGCGCTGGAGTTCGCGGCCAACACCTGGCGGACGATCAACGAGATCAACCTGGTCGAGAACATCCGCCCGACGCGGGGGCGGGCCACGCTGGTCCTCTACAAGGGGGACGACCACCGGGTCCGCCGGGTGCGCCTGCGCAAGACCTAG
- a CDS encoding KamA family radical SAM protein, whose protein sequence is MQERRGVSVTPDAALSPSAGRRFRAYTTKHLDELTARAGLAADERLAVQAVAQVLPFRVNSYVVDELIDWDAAPDDPIYRLVFPQADMLPSGDVARIADLLRSGASRKELNEAANHIRATLNPHPAGQMDLNVPKIGNEEPVPGVQHKYKETVLFFPKQGQTCHAYCTYCFRWAQFVGDADLKFASSDIDQLVEYVRSHPEVTSVLFTGGDPMIMGEGVISRYIEPLLEIEHLEAIRIGTKALAYWPQRFVTDPDADDTLRLFEKVVASGKNLAFMAHFSHPNEMKPELVQEAVRRIRSTGAVIRTQAPLIRTINDDPAVWESMWRTHLRHGMVPYYMFVERDTGPQDYFAVPLAEAYEIFRDAYQKVSGLARTVRGPSMSATPGKVCVDGVTEVAGEKVFVLHFIQARDPELVGRPFFAKYDEKAAWLFDLKPALGATHFPWENAPVGSADGLVDPTRL, encoded by the coding sequence ATGCAGGAGAGGAGAGGCGTGAGCGTTACGCCAGACGCGGCACTGTCCCCGTCCGCCGGACGTCGGTTTCGTGCCTACACGACGAAGCACCTTGACGAGCTCACGGCGCGAGCCGGTCTCGCCGCCGACGAGCGGCTCGCGGTCCAGGCGGTGGCCCAGGTGCTGCCGTTCCGGGTCAACAGCTACGTCGTCGACGAGCTGATCGACTGGGATGCCGCTCCGGACGATCCGATCTACCGGCTCGTCTTCCCGCAGGCCGACATGCTGCCGTCGGGCGACGTGGCCAGGATCGCCGATCTGCTGCGCTCTGGTGCCTCGCGCAAGGAGCTCAACGAGGCCGCCAACCACATCCGCGCCACCCTGAACCCGCACCCCGCGGGCCAGATGGACCTCAACGTGCCGAAGATCGGCAACGAGGAGCCCGTCCCCGGCGTCCAGCACAAGTACAAGGAGACCGTGCTCTTCTTCCCCAAACAGGGGCAGACCTGCCACGCGTACTGCACGTACTGCTTCCGCTGGGCCCAGTTCGTCGGTGACGCGGACCTGAAGTTCGCCTCCAGCGACATCGACCAGCTGGTCGAGTACGTCCGCTCGCACCCCGAGGTCACCAGTGTCCTGTTCACCGGTGGCGACCCGATGATCATGGGTGAGGGGGTCATCTCCAGGTACATCGAGCCGCTGCTGGAGATCGAGCACCTGGAGGCCATCCGGATCGGGACCAAGGCGCTGGCCTACTGGCCGCAGCGCTTCGTGACCGACCCCGACGCCGACGACACGCTGCGCCTGTTCGAGAAGGTCGTCGCCTCTGGCAAGAACCTGGCGTTCATGGCGCACTTCTCGCACCCGAACGAGATGAAGCCGGAGCTGGTCCAGGAGGCGGTGCGCCGCATCCGCTCGACCGGCGCGGTCATCCGCACCCAGGCGCCGCTGATCCGCACGATCAACGACGACCCGGCGGTCTGGGAGTCCATGTGGCGCACGCACCTGCGCCACGGGATGGTCCCGTACTACATGTTCGTCGAGCGCGACACGGGCCCGCAGGACTACTTCGCGGTGCCGCTCGCGGAGGCCTACGAGATCTTCCGCGACGCCTACCAGAAGGTGTCGGGTCTGGCCCGCACCGTGCGCGGGCCGTCGATGTCGGCGACGCCGGGCAAGGTGTGCGTCGACGGCGTGACCGAGGTCGCGGGCGAGAAGGTCTTCGTCCTGCACTTCATCCAGGCGCGCGACCCCGAGCTGGTGGGCCGCCCCTTCTTCGCCAAGTACGACGAGAAGGCGGCCTGGCTGTTCGACCTCAAGCCCGCGCTCGGCGCCACCCACTTCCCGTGGGAGAACGCGCCGGTCGGGTCGGCCGACGGCCTGGTGGACCCCACGCGCCTCTAG
- a CDS encoding NAD(P)-dependent oxidoreductase gives MRTAPRRVAVIGLGGMGVRLARNLRTSGHRVVVANRSPAPVRQMVAAGAVAAGSPADAAAQADVVLVTVSDDDASEAVWLDPRTGVLAGAVPGTLAIEAGTLSPGWVAKLATTAAEAGLRFLEAPMIGSRPQVEARALVHLVGGPPEVLADARGVLEESAARIHHVGAYGSAAALKLLVNASLATQVATMAELLGVARRAGLDPAESVRFLADLPVTSPAAARALGVMAAGDFAPNFPVRLVAKDLRYLTAFAEEHAGETPMSRTALACYQRAGALGHADDDLTAVAAAYR, from the coding sequence GTGAGGACCGCTCCGCGCCGTGTCGCGGTGATCGGACTCGGCGGGATGGGTGTTCGCCTGGCGCGCAACCTCCGCACCAGTGGCCACCGTGTGGTGGTGGCGAACAGGTCCCCGGCACCGGTACGGCAGATGGTCGCCGCGGGCGCGGTGGCGGCCGGGTCCCCGGCGGACGCCGCCGCTCAGGCCGATGTCGTGCTCGTCACCGTCAGCGACGACGACGCCTCCGAGGCCGTGTGGCTCGACCCGCGCACCGGGGTGCTGGCGGGGGCGGTGCCGGGCACTCTGGCCATCGAGGCCGGCACACTGTCCCCGGGATGGGTGGCCAAGCTGGCCACGACGGCCGCCGAAGCCGGTCTGCGGTTCCTGGAGGCACCGATGATCGGATCTCGCCCCCAGGTCGAGGCGCGTGCGCTGGTCCACCTGGTGGGTGGGCCGCCCGAGGTCCTGGCGGACGCCCGAGGCGTGCTGGAGGAGAGCGCGGCACGGATCCACCACGTCGGTGCATACGGATCGGCCGCCGCTCTCAAGCTCCTCGTCAACGCCTCCCTGGCCACCCAGGTCGCCACCATGGCCGAGTTGCTCGGCGTGGCCCGGCGCGCGGGCCTCGACCCGGCGGAGTCGGTCCGCTTCCTCGCCGACCTGCCGGTGACCAGCCCCGCCGCCGCACGAGCCCTCGGCGTCATGGCCGCCGGGGACTTCGCGCCGAACTTCCCGGTGCGGCTCGTGGCCAAGGACCTGCGCTACCTGACCGCGTTCGCCGAGGAGCACGCCGGTGAGACCCCGATGAGCCGCACCGCGCTGGCCTGCTACCAACGGGCCGGCGCGCTCGGGCACGCCGACGACGACCTCACCGCCGTCGCGGCGGCCTACCGGTGA
- a CDS encoding ATP-binding protein: protein MNAELVPSELDSEASRPPTRLAEVADDSPGGWWANALGRLRVGERARTPEGAAQAFPSTADSVRAAREFVAETVAEWDLPGVAEDLRLVTSELVGNACRHAVPAGADPGSVRVLVQVRLLRDRSAVACAVADSSPGAPMKVDAHHFAESGRGLGLVSAFSREWGWNPVPGFGKVVWAICGSEGH, encoded by the coding sequence ATGAACGCAGAGCTGGTGCCGTCGGAGCTGGACTCCGAGGCATCCCGCCCCCCCACACGTCTCGCGGAGGTCGCCGACGACTCCCCCGGCGGCTGGTGGGCGAACGCCCTGGGCCGGCTTCGGGTGGGCGAGCGAGCACGCACCCCCGAGGGCGCCGCCCAGGCCTTCCCGTCCACCGCCGACTCGGTGCGCGCGGCCCGGGAGTTCGTGGCCGAGACCGTGGCCGAGTGGGATCTCCCGGGAGTCGCCGAGGACCTGCGCCTGGTCACCTCCGAGCTGGTGGGCAACGCCTGTCGGCACGCCGTCCCTGCGGGCGCGGACCCGGGCAGCGTCCGCGTCCTGGTCCAGGTGCGGCTGCTGCGCGACCGCTCGGCGGTGGCGTGCGCGGTGGCCGACTCCAGCCCGGGCGCGCCGATGAAGGTGGACGCCCACCACTTCGCCGAGTCCGGCCGGGGGCTGGGGCTCGTCTCGGCGTTCAGCCGCGAGTGGGGCTGGAACCCGGTGCCGGGCTTCGGCAAGGTCGTCTGGGCCATCTGCGGCTCCGAGGGGCACTAG
- a CDS encoding STAS domain-containing protein, protein MAVLDTGQGRFVCDGTTVVELGGEIDIATADQVFAALVTAASDGCVVVDLSDVEFIDASGVNALVGAMRTAVRAHHHLALAAPPAQLTRILDVLALHAVLPTHPDVDTALAAHRSMVPAPRRR, encoded by the coding sequence GTGGCCGTACTGGACACGGGACAGGGCCGGTTCGTATGCGACGGCACGACCGTCGTCGAGCTGGGCGGTGAGATCGACATCGCGACCGCCGACCAGGTGTTCGCCGCCCTGGTGACGGCGGCTTCCGACGGCTGCGTCGTCGTCGACCTGTCCGACGTGGAGTTCATCGACGCCTCCGGGGTCAACGCCCTCGTGGGTGCCATGCGCACCGCCGTACGCGCCCACCACCACCTCGCGCTGGCCGCGCCGCCAGCGCAGCTCACACGCATCCTGGACGTCCTGGCCCTGCACGCGGTCCTGCCCACGCACCCCGACGTCGACACGGCACTGGCCGCCCACCGGTCGATGGTCCCCGCCCCCCGACGCCGCTGA
- the plsX gene encoding phosphate acyltransferase PlsX: MSGTSDAETSEVPRTSPPIIAVDAMGGDHAPGEAVRGAVIAAREHGLRVVLVGRRTEIHAQLSELDALRDIPVVHAEDNLAMHEGALASWRRPRSSAAVACRLIRRGDADALVSAGSTGGVVATSTVRLRTQPGVLRPALAVTLPTGETPTIMVDAGANADAKPEMLVQFAHLGCAYAQTAFGVRKPRVGLLTIGSEPGKGNRLVRRATELLAATAEGAHSIDFRGNIEGHDLLAGKVDVVVTDGHTGNVALKSVEGTAAFAMEAVRQALTSTTLAKAGAFLQRGALRELRERLDSETYGGAALLGLNGTVVIAHGDSRAKGIARACRLAHDLAGGRIGDQIRRRVHTRPPNWLHRLAQSEER, translated from the coding sequence TTGAGTGGCACATCCGACGCGGAGACGTCCGAGGTCCCGCGCACGTCCCCGCCGATCATCGCCGTGGACGCGATGGGCGGGGACCACGCGCCCGGCGAGGCGGTGCGGGGCGCGGTGATCGCCGCGCGCGAGCACGGGCTGCGGGTCGTGCTCGTGGGCCGGCGGACCGAGATCCACGCCCAGTTGTCCGAGCTGGACGCGCTGCGCGACATCCCGGTCGTGCACGCCGAGGACAACCTCGCGATGCACGAGGGCGCGCTGGCCAGCTGGCGGCGGCCCCGGTCGAGCGCGGCCGTCGCGTGCAGGCTCATCCGGCGGGGGGACGCCGACGCCCTGGTCTCGGCCGGGTCCACCGGCGGCGTCGTGGCGACGTCCACGGTGCGGTTGCGCACACAGCCGGGCGTGCTGCGGCCGGCGCTGGCGGTGACACTTCCCACCGGGGAGACCCCGACGATCATGGTCGACGCCGGGGCCAACGCCGACGCCAAGCCGGAGATGCTCGTGCAGTTCGCCCATCTGGGCTGTGCCTACGCGCAGACGGCGTTCGGCGTGCGCAAGCCGCGGGTGGGGCTGCTCACCATCGGTTCGGAGCCGGGGAAGGGCAACCGCCTGGTGCGGCGGGCCACGGAACTGCTGGCGGCCACCGCGGAGGGCGCGCACAGCATCGACTTCCGGGGCAACATCGAGGGGCACGACCTGCTCGCCGGGAAGGTCGACGTAGTAGTGACCGACGGCCACACCGGGAACGTGGCGCTCAAGTCGGTCGAGGGGACCGCGGCGTTCGCGATGGAGGCCGTGCGCCAGGCGCTGACCTCCACCACGCTGGCCAAGGCGGGGGCGTTCCTCCAGCGCGGCGCGCTCAGGGAGTTGCGCGAGCGGTTGGACAGCGAGACCTACGGGGGCGCCGCGCTGCTGGGGCTCAACGGAACGGTGGTCATCGCGCACGGCGACAGCCGCGCCAAGGGCATCGCCCGCGCCTGCCGGCTCGCGCACGACCTGGCGGGCGGGCGGATCGGTGACCAGATCCGGCGGCGGGTGCACACCCGGCCGCCGAACTGGCTGCACCGGCTGGCCCAGTCCGAGGAGCGCTGA
- a CDS encoding DUF397 domain-containing protein, protein MPETSHPKFRKSSYSGATTQNCVEVADLTNAAAVRDSQNPQLGHLEVSAGEWSALLRAATRD, encoded by the coding sequence ATGCCTGAGACATCCCACCCCAAGTTCCGCAAGTCCTCTTACAGCGGTGCTACCACTCAGAACTGTGTCGAGGTCGCCGACCTCACCAACGCAGCAGCCGTCCGTGACTCCCAGAACCCTCAACTGGGACACCTGGAGGTTTCGGCCGGGGAGTGGTCTGCACTCCTGCGCGCGGCGACGCGCGACTAG
- a CDS encoding DUF397 domain-containing protein, translated as MQPIYNGVPAGQLPKVVWTKSSWSNPDGNCVEVATLPDGDIAVRNSRDPHGPALVYTPGEIEAFVRGAKTGEFDRLLG; from the coding sequence ATGCAGCCGATCTACAACGGCGTCCCCGCCGGCCAACTGCCCAAGGTCGTCTGGACCAAGAGCAGCTGGAGCAATCCGGACGGGAACTGCGTTGAGGTCGCCACGCTTCCGGACGGCGACATCGCCGTACGCAATTCGCGAGACCCGCACGGACCCGCCCTCGTCTACACCCCCGGTGAGATCGAGGCCTTCGTGCGCGGCGCCAAGACCGGTGAGTTCGACCGGCTGCTGGGCTGA
- a CDS encoding helix-turn-helix domain-containing protein — MASPTLRRRRLSRLLREQREELGWTASKVAKEAKARSGKPRGWSASKLTRLEGGDWKRVNSDDVLTLLDVYGVTDPSDREAYVALAREANQRGWWASFGDALGSGQFVGLESEASSIRTYESMCIPGLLQTPEYARAIISGNGLVADEDELTTRVDARMFRKNVFTKTKPVTFWAVLDEAALLRITPALSDQLEHLLHMGSQSNIGIQVLPIDRGPHAAMTGQFVIMEFPLPDPPVVYLEVMSEELYLEKPEEITRYQHVYDYVQAEALSVSDSRQLIRDRLASL, encoded by the coding sequence GTGGCCAGCCCGACCTTGCGGCGACGCCGCCTGTCCAGGCTGCTCCGCGAGCAGCGCGAGGAGCTTGGCTGGACCGCCAGCAAGGTCGCCAAGGAGGCAAAGGCCCGTTCCGGCAAGCCGCGAGGCTGGTCCGCCAGCAAACTGACCCGTCTGGAAGGCGGCGACTGGAAGCGCGTCAACAGTGACGACGTTCTCACTCTGCTCGACGTCTACGGTGTCACCGATCCGTCCGACCGAGAGGCGTACGTCGCTCTGGCCCGGGAGGCCAACCAGCGGGGCTGGTGGGCGAGTTTCGGCGACGCACTCGGGTCTGGACAGTTCGTCGGCTTGGAGTCCGAAGCATCCTCCATCCGGACCTACGAGTCGATGTGCATTCCGGGGCTTCTCCAAACGCCGGAGTATGCTCGCGCGATCATCAGTGGCAACGGCCTGGTCGCCGACGAAGACGAGCTGACGACCCGCGTGGACGCCCGGATGTTCAGGAAGAATGTCTTCACAAAGACAAAGCCGGTGACGTTCTGGGCGGTGCTCGACGAAGCGGCGCTCCTGCGGATCACTCCGGCCCTGAGCGATCAGCTGGAGCACCTCTTGCACATGGGCTCCCAGTCGAACATCGGTATCCAGGTGCTCCCCATAGATCGGGGTCCACACGCTGCGATGACGGGGCAGTTCGTCATCATGGAGTTTCCGCTGCCGGATCCGCCCGTCGTCTACCTTGAGGTCATGTCCGAGGAGCTCTACTTGGAGAAGCCCGAGGAGATCACTCGGTACCAGCACGTATACGACTACGTGCAGGCGGAGGCCCTGTCGGTCTCTGACTCGCGACAACTCATCCGCGACCGACTCGCATCACTATGA